The Aeromicrobium sp. Leaf245 genome includes a region encoding these proteins:
- a CDS encoding LPXTG cell wall anchor domain-containing protein, whose product MTHLPRASARAAALLAGAMLCVVVTPGAALADESAEPITTTESAPAPEPASESAPEPATASAPEAAPASASAPEAAPASASAPAAAPAPASVGRSAEGPVTALAAPDPTDACFPGACISNGTVHLGVNDEGSLIVYDGEAGELVGLQQESTGNDGLRAGGPYEGWGVGDAGTGVSGQSLKALGGSSNLTVESFDVTPTTATSVVTVGDPQAPTFRVTHAFTPSLLDPNVYVIRVRIENLTDGTLDDVRYRRVMDWDAEPTAFSELVSVVDRDVAVVGAGTDFVDANVLGSDFGTEQGDVDDRGPDDLVAHFDLGFGSLAAGDFVEFFLFYGVAPTEAEALDSLATVGADSYSTARPSSSDDGAPGTYFFGYNPFPEGLEEAPVDPTDPTDPTDPVDPTDPSDPAVSDGGDTSNRVTPAAATVPVSAAAQLPATGADSMAPFVVAGVALLAGGVAMVGLGRRRVEQA is encoded by the coding sequence ATGACCCACCTCCCCCGCGCATCTGCGCGTGCTGCCGCCCTCCTGGCCGGCGCCATGCTCTGCGTCGTCGTGACCCCCGGCGCAGCCCTGGCGGACGAGTCCGCCGAGCCCATCACCACGACCGAGTCGGCCCCGGCGCCCGAACCCGCCAGCGAGTCGGCCCCCGAACCCGCCACCGCCTCCGCGCCCGAGGCGGCACCCGCCTCCGCCTCGGCACCCGAGGCGGCACCCGCCTCCGCCTCGGCACCCGCGGCGGCACCTGCGCCGGCCTCGGTCGGCCGGAGCGCCGAGGGGCCCGTGACCGCCCTGGCCGCACCCGATCCCACCGACGCCTGCTTCCCCGGCGCGTGCATCAGCAACGGCACCGTCCATCTGGGCGTGAACGACGAGGGCTCGCTGATCGTGTACGACGGCGAGGCCGGGGAGCTCGTCGGCCTGCAGCAGGAGTCGACCGGCAACGACGGCCTGCGAGCCGGCGGACCGTACGAGGGATGGGGCGTGGGTGACGCCGGGACCGGTGTCAGCGGTCAGAGCCTGAAGGCCCTGGGTGGCAGCAGCAACCTCACCGTGGAGTCCTTCGACGTCACGCCGACGACCGCCACCTCCGTCGTCACCGTGGGTGACCCGCAGGCGCCCACCTTCCGGGTGACCCATGCCTTCACCCCCTCGCTGCTCGACCCGAACGTGTACGTCATCCGCGTGCGCATCGAGAACCTGACCGACGGCACGCTCGACGACGTCCGCTACCGCCGCGTCATGGACTGGGACGCCGAGCCGACGGCCTTCTCCGAGCTCGTCAGCGTGGTGGACCGTGACGTGGCGGTCGTCGGTGCCGGCACGGACTTCGTCGACGCCAACGTGCTCGGGAGCGACTTCGGCACGGAGCAGGGCGACGTCGACGACCGGGGTCCCGACGACCTGGTCGCCCACTTCGACCTGGGCTTCGGCTCGCTGGCTGCGGGCGACTTCGTCGAGTTCTTCCTCTTCTACGGCGTGGCACCGACGGAGGCCGAGGCACTGGACTCGCTGGCCACCGTCGGCGCCGACTCCTACTCGACCGCGCGTCCGTCCAGCAGCGACGACGGCGCCCCCGGGACCTACTTCTTCGGGTACAACCCGTTCCCCGAGGGCCTCGAGGAGGCGCCTGTCGACCCGACCGACCCGACGGACCCGACCGACCCGGTCGATCCGACGGACCCGAGCGACCCGGCCGTGTCCGACGGGGGCGACACCTCGAACCGCGTCACGCCGGCCGCGGCGACCGTGCCCGTGTCGGCCGCGGCGCAGCTGCCGGCCACGGGTGCCGACTCGATGGCACCGTTCGTGGTCGCCGGCGTGGCGCTGCTCGCCGGCGGCGTCGCGATGGTCGGTCTCGGCCGTCGCCGCGTCGAGCAGGCGTGA
- a CDS encoding diacylglycerol kinase family protein: protein MSIDLRRAESVRGGVYAAVLVALVVLLAALATLVVTDASQDLDGEVAQAAFDISYSRPWLVDLLEVIALVLSNVGVGIALAVVAAIAFGRREWRIGIWVVLSGVVAIGGNALVKLVFARPRPAWEDPVHEIGGYSFPSGHAAGAGVLFTVLAMLTIVATGRGWKRRILLSLWTLLALVTAADRVLLGVHYLTDVTAGLAFGALVAVALWLVVATDASRLPSELAVLTGTGRKRAAVVLNPSKVADVEEFKTRVRLVADQNEWNEPLWFETTVEDPGYGQAQAALEADVDLIVAAGGDGTVRAVCEEAARTGVAVAIIPHGTGNLLARNLGVPLNPRDALEVAFGGQDKAIDLARFTTDAGVDTSFLVMAGLGMDAMIMTGVNDELKKKVGWAAYFVSGVKALRFPGMKVTITVDDAEPRTFRARTVVIGNVGFLQAGLPLLPDAQVDDGELDVVVIAPRRLFGWVSIALRVIARRKRTNDRLDRFTGRRVHVKASGPTPMQLDGDPVDEGTEITAEVRPGVLLVRVPVVPTTKA from the coding sequence GTGTCGATCGACCTGCGCCGCGCCGAGTCCGTGCGTGGTGGCGTGTACGCCGCCGTCCTCGTCGCGCTCGTGGTGCTCCTCGCGGCACTGGCCACGCTCGTGGTCACCGACGCCTCGCAGGACCTCGACGGCGAGGTCGCGCAGGCCGCCTTCGACATCAGCTACTCGCGTCCGTGGCTGGTCGACCTGCTCGAGGTGATCGCGCTCGTGCTGTCGAACGTCGGTGTGGGCATCGCGCTCGCCGTCGTCGCCGCGATCGCGTTCGGGCGCCGCGAGTGGCGCATCGGGATCTGGGTCGTGCTGAGCGGTGTGGTGGCCATCGGCGGCAACGCACTCGTCAAGCTCGTCTTCGCGCGACCCCGTCCGGCCTGGGAGGACCCGGTCCACGAGATCGGCGGGTACTCGTTCCCGAGCGGCCATGCCGCCGGCGCCGGGGTGCTGTTCACCGTGCTGGCGATGCTGACCATCGTGGCCACCGGCCGCGGCTGGAAGCGTCGCATCCTGCTCTCCCTCTGGACCCTGCTCGCACTCGTCACCGCGGCCGACCGGGTGCTGCTCGGGGTGCACTACCTCACCGACGTCACGGCGGGTCTCGCCTTCGGCGCCCTGGTGGCCGTGGCCCTCTGGCTGGTCGTCGCCACCGACGCCAGCCGCCTGCCCTCGGAGCTCGCCGTGCTCACCGGGACCGGACGCAAGCGTGCCGCCGTCGTGCTGAACCCGTCGAAGGTCGCCGACGTCGAGGAGTTCAAGACGCGCGTGCGACTCGTGGCGGACCAGAACGAGTGGAACGAGCCGCTGTGGTTCGAGACCACCGTGGAGGATCCCGGCTACGGGCAGGCGCAGGCGGCGCTCGAGGCCGACGTGGACCTGATCGTCGCCGCCGGTGGCGACGGAACCGTCCGCGCGGTGTGCGAGGAGGCGGCCCGCACGGGCGTGGCGGTGGCGATCATCCCGCACGGCACCGGCAACCTGCTGGCCCGCAACCTCGGCGTGCCGCTCAACCCGCGCGACGCGCTCGAGGTCGCCTTCGGCGGCCAGGACAAGGCCATCGACCTGGCCCGGTTCACCACCGACGCCGGTGTCGACACCAGCTTCCTGGTCATGGCCGGCCTCGGCATGGACGCCATGATCATGACCGGCGTCAACGACGAGCTCAAGAAGAAGGTCGGCTGGGCCGCGTACTTCGTCTCCGGCGTCAAGGCGCTGCGCTTCCCGGGCATGAAGGTCACCATCACCGTCGACGACGCTGAGCCCCGGACCTTCCGTGCCCGCACCGTGGTCATCGGCAACGTCGGCTTCCTGCAGGCCGGTCTGCCCCTGCTGCCGGACGCCCAGGTCGACGACGGTGAGCTCGACGTCGTGGTCATCGCACCGCGTCGGCTGTTCGGCTGGGTCTCGATCGCCCTGCGCGTGATCGCCCGCCGCAAGCGCACCAACGACCGCCTCGACCGCTTCACCGGCCGACGTGTGCACGTGAAGGCCTCGGGCCCCACCCCCATGCAGCTCGACGGCGACCCCGTCGACGAGGGCACCGAGATCACCGCGGAGGTCCGTCCCGGTGTGCTCCTCGTCCGCGTCCCGGTCGTCCCCACCACCAAGGCGTAG
- a CDS encoding adenosine deaminase, whose protein sequence is MSGRSADDAGAAHTGSVDIAFLQQLPKVELHVHHVGSASIEAVSTLAQRHEGSTPVPTNPTALADYFRFTDFAHFIEVYLSVVDLLRTPDDLWTLTHQVGTDLAAQNVRYAELTLTPYTSIVRGIPAEAYLEAVEDARRRVEAETGLVLRWIFDVPGESGVEAADVTLDVALRLRPDALVGFGLGGPEVGVPRPQFARHFDAARAAGLRSVPHAGESTGPQTIRDAIEHLGAERIGHGIAAAQDPELMALLAERGIVLEVCPTSNVCTRSVPSLAEHPLPTLVAAGVPVTINSDDPPMFGTTLSREYAVAADLLGLDRAGVVDLARAAVDASFAPESVTAALRAELDAVDA, encoded by the coding sequence ATGAGCGGACGGAGCGCCGACGACGCCGGAGCCGCCCACACCGGTTCGGTCGACATCGCGTTCCTCCAGCAGCTCCCGAAGGTCGAGCTGCACGTGCACCACGTCGGGTCGGCATCGATCGAGGCGGTCTCCACGCTGGCCCAGCGCCACGAGGGCAGCACGCCCGTGCCGACCAACCCCACCGCGCTCGCCGACTACTTCCGGTTCACCGACTTCGCGCACTTCATCGAGGTCTACCTGTCGGTCGTGGACCTGCTGCGCACGCCCGACGACCTCTGGACCCTCACCCACCAGGTGGGCACCGATCTCGCGGCGCAGAACGTGCGGTACGCCGAGCTGACGCTCACGCCGTACACGTCCATCGTGCGCGGCATCCCCGCCGAGGCCTACCTCGAGGCCGTCGAGGACGCCCGCCGTCGGGTGGAGGCCGAGACCGGCCTGGTGCTGCGCTGGATCTTCGACGTCCCCGGCGAGTCCGGGGTGGAGGCGGCCGACGTGACGCTCGACGTCGCGCTGCGGCTGCGGCCCGACGCGCTGGTGGGCTTCGGCCTGGGCGGCCCCGAGGTCGGCGTCCCGCGGCCGCAGTTCGCACGGCACTTCGACGCCGCCCGCGCCGCGGGGCTGCGCAGCGTCCCGCACGCGGGTGAGTCCACCGGCCCGCAGACGATCCGCGACGCGATCGAGCACCTCGGGGCCGAGCGCATCGGCCACGGCATCGCGGCGGCGCAGGACCCCGAGCTCATGGCGCTGCTCGCCGAGCGCGGGATCGTGCTCGAGGTGTGCCCCACGTCGAACGTGTGCACCCGTTCCGTCCCGTCGCTCGCCGAGCACCCGCTGCCCACGTTGGTGGCCGCCGGGGTCCCGGTGACGATCAACAGCGACGACCCGCCCATGTTCGGCACCACCTTGTCGCGCGAGTACGCGGTGGCCGCCGACCTGCTCGGCCTCGACCGCGCGGGCGTCGTCGACCTGGCGAGGGCCGCCGTGGACGCGTCCTTCGCGCCCGAGTCGGTCACGGCCGCCCTGCGCGCCGAGCTCGACGCCGTCGACGCCTGA